A single window of Leptolyngbya ohadii IS1 DNA harbors:
- a CDS encoding homogentisate 1,2-dioxygenase, with product MTYYYKLGQIPHKRHTQFHQPDGSLYHEELISTQGFSGIQSLLYHRFPPTQVYKILEQKPIDVTYQSSDALHHHHLRTIDLPAGGDAIASRVPLMGNQDITISIARPTEPMHYWYRFAHGDEVIFVHDGTGTLESQFGSLNYRSGDYLVIPSGVLWRILPDANSDGKIEQRMLVIETYGHIEPPHRYLNRYGQFLEHAPYNERDLRPPETLTVHEEEGEFEVRVKARGHLTRYLYHRHPIDVVGWDGHLYPYALNIADFEPITGRIHQPPPVHQTFAAPGFVVCSFVPRMVDYHPLAIPAPYNHSNVDSDEVLYYVEGNFISRKGIDRGSLTLHPGGIPHGPHPGTYEGSIGKQETNEYAVMIDTFRPLRLTEYAAQLEDSNYLYSWVTP from the coding sequence ATGACCTATTACTATAAGCTTGGACAGATTCCGCACAAACGCCACACCCAGTTTCACCAGCCGGATGGGTCACTGTACCACGAGGAGTTAATCAGCACTCAGGGGTTTTCCGGCATTCAGTCCTTGCTGTATCACCGCTTTCCGCCCACCCAGGTCTACAAAATTCTGGAGCAAAAGCCGATCGACGTGACGTACCAATCCTCGGATGCGCTGCACCACCATCATTTGAGGACGATCGATTTACCGGCTGGGGGAGATGCGATCGCGTCGCGGGTTCCGCTGATGGGGAATCAGGATATTACAATTTCGATCGCCCGTCCGACGGAGCCGATGCACTACTGGTATCGGTTCGCCCACGGGGATGAGGTGATTTTTGTGCATGACGGCACAGGCACTCTGGAAAGTCAGTTCGGTAGTTTAAATTATCGATCGGGCGATTATCTGGTGATTCCAAGTGGGGTACTGTGGCGCATTCTGCCGGATGCAAATTCAGACGGAAAGATCGAACAGCGGATGCTGGTTATTGAAACCTATGGACACATCGAGCCGCCGCACCGCTACCTGAACCGCTATGGACAGTTCCTCGAACACGCACCCTACAACGAACGGGATCTGCGTCCGCCGGAGACGCTGACGGTTCACGAAGAGGAAGGCGAATTTGAGGTGCGGGTGAAAGCCAGGGGGCATCTGACTCGCTATCTGTATCACCGTCACCCGATCGATGTGGTGGGCTGGGACGGGCATCTGTATCCCTATGCGCTGAACATTGCGGACTTTGAGCCGATTACCGGACGGATTCACCAGCCGCCGCCCGTGCATCAAACCTTTGCCGCCCCCGGATTTGTTGTCTGTTCGTTTGTACCTCGCATGGTGGACTATCATCCTCTCGCCATTCCTGCCCCCTACAACCATTCCAACGTCGATTCAGACGAGGTGCTGTACTACGTGGAGGGCAATTTTATTTCGCGCAAAGGCATCGATCGCGGTTCTCTCACTCTTCATCCGGGCGGTATTCCCCACGGACCCCATCCGGGAACCTATGAGGGATCGATCGGCAAACAGGAAACCAACGAGTACGCCGTGATGATTGATACGTTTCGTCCATTGCGACTGACAGAATATGCAGCACAGCTAGAAGATTCCAATTATCTCTATAGCTGGGTAACCCCCTAA
- a CDS encoding AMP-binding protein: MNAPSLRQLVDCGIHETAAAKILELLQRPFANSIDCWQQLTRDVLTPNQPFALHQLLYRIVFSDSNFGDSDFGDSGAPAWIPSEEDIQSANVTALMRDLELSSYQDLHEWSAKNRSQFWERMIQKLNIKFRKPHHQFANLKNAEKPEWLIDARINIAESCFQAPENQIAIVFQSEEEDWRHIWTYGKLNAVSNQVANGLVRAGFKPGDAIAVALPMTAEAVAIYLGIVKAGCVVVSIADSFAANEIQTRLKIANAKAIFTQDEVFRGGKRLSLYSKIIEANAPQAIVLCRHECFLTLRPDDRNWEQFISKNPRFHAVAVSPDSPTNILFSSGTTGEPKAIPWTQTTPIKCAADGHLHQDIHPGDVVAWSTNLGWMMGPWLIYATLINRGTIALYDGAPTTRDYGQFIQTAGVTMLGVVPSLVNTWKTTGCMAGLDWSAIKTFSSTGECSNADDMLYLMSLAGYKPIVEYCGGTEIGGAYITGTRIQSCIPATFTTPALGLDFVILDETDRPSTEGEAFIISPSIGLSTTLLNKDHHQVYFADIPTLSESDVFLRRHGDRIERLPNGYYRAQGRHDDTMNLGGIKVSSAEIERVLNSLEAVAEVAAIAVPPAEGGPCQLVIYTVPVPGFAVTAIELKSQMQNTIRQQLNPLFKIHDVVIVEALPRTASQKVMRRVIRDRYRSVGQKTLMR; the protein is encoded by the coding sequence ATGAACGCGCCATCCTTAAGGCAACTGGTTGACTGTGGCATTCACGAAACGGCAGCGGCAAAAATTTTGGAACTGCTGCAACGTCCGTTTGCCAACTCGATCGACTGCTGGCAACAGCTCACGCGGGATGTGTTAACGCCAAACCAACCTTTTGCGCTGCATCAACTGCTGTATCGAATAGTTTTTAGCGATTCTAATTTCGGCGATTCTGATTTTGGTGATTCTGGCGCGCCTGCCTGGATACCGTCGGAGGAGGACATTCAATCTGCGAATGTTACCGCCCTGATGCGGGACTTGGAATTATCCTCTTATCAGGATCTGCACGAATGGAGCGCAAAAAATCGATCGCAGTTCTGGGAACGGATGATTCAGAAGCTAAATATCAAATTTCGTAAACCCCATCATCAGTTTGCCAATCTGAAGAATGCAGAAAAGCCCGAATGGCTGATTGATGCACGCATAAACATTGCGGAAAGCTGTTTTCAGGCGCCAGAGAATCAAATTGCGATCGTCTTTCAATCGGAGGAGGAAGACTGGCGACATATTTGGACTTACGGCAAATTGAACGCTGTGAGTAATCAGGTCGCGAATGGACTAGTGAGAGCCGGATTTAAGCCTGGAGACGCAATCGCCGTTGCCCTTCCCATGACCGCAGAGGCAGTTGCTATTTATCTGGGGATTGTTAAAGCGGGATGCGTGGTCGTTTCGATCGCGGATAGCTTTGCGGCAAACGAAATTCAAACTCGACTGAAAATTGCCAACGCCAAAGCCATTTTTACCCAGGATGAAGTTTTTCGGGGCGGGAAGCGGCTTTCCCTTTACAGCAAGATCATTGAGGCAAATGCACCCCAGGCGATCGTTCTCTGTCGTCACGAATGTTTTCTCACGCTGCGTCCGGACGATCGAAACTGGGAGCAGTTTATCAGCAAGAACCCAAGATTCCATGCTGTCGCCGTTTCACCAGATTCGCCAACAAACATTCTATTTTCTTCAGGAACGACCGGAGAACCCAAAGCAATTCCCTGGACACAAACAACACCGATTAAATGCGCGGCAGACGGACATTTGCATCAGGACATTCATCCCGGTGATGTGGTCGCCTGGTCTACAAATTTGGGCTGGATGATGGGACCCTGGCTGATCTATGCCACACTCATTAACCGGGGGACGATCGCCCTCTATGATGGCGCACCCACCACACGAGACTATGGGCAATTTATCCAAACGGCAGGCGTGACGATGCTGGGAGTCGTGCCTAGTCTGGTGAACACCTGGAAGACGACGGGCTGTATGGCAGGTCTAGATTGGAGTGCCATCAAAACCTTTAGCTCTACGGGGGAATGTTCCAACGCTGACGATATGCTGTACCTGATGTCGCTAGCAGGCTATAAGCCGATCGTCGAATACTGCGGCGGCACGGAGATCGGCGGAGCTTACATTACAGGAACTCGCATTCAGTCCTGCATTCCCGCGACGTTCACTACGCCCGCACTGGGATTAGATTTTGTGATTCTCGATGAAACCGATCGCCCTTCAACTGAAGGTGAAGCTTTTATCATTTCACCGTCGATCGGATTATCCACAACGCTATTAAACAAAGATCATCATCAGGTTTACTTTGCCGATATCCCTACCCTTTCCGAAAGTGATGTTTTTTTGAGGCGGCATGGCGATCGCATCGAGCGTTTACCCAACGGTTATTATCGCGCCCAGGGACGACACGACGACACAATGAATCTGGGCGGCATCAAGGTGAGTTCTGCTGAAATCGAGCGCGTTTTGAATTCGCTAGAAGCCGTGGCTGAAGTGGCTGCGATCGCTGTTCCTCCCGCTGAAGGTGGACCCTGCCAGCTTGTGATTTACACCGTTCCTGTTCCTGGATTTGCCGTCACCGCGATCGAACTCAAATCCCAGATGCAAAACACGATTCGCCAGCAGCTTAACCCGCTATTCAAAATCCACGATGTCGTCATCGTTGAAGCTCTTCCCCGTACTGCTTCCCAGAAAGTGATGCGGCGCGTTATACGCGATCGATATCGATCGGTTGGTCAGAAAACGCTTATGCGATAA
- the fahA gene encoding fumarylacetoacetase, translated as MTSSMNHTPDPSLKSWVESANLSDSDFPIQNLPFGVFRSFHSSEPAHIGIAIGDRILDLNRCSNLGLFNNLPDALQAACTESKLNSLMSLGSEAVSQLRSSVSQLLNVNSNQRPEAEILVAMREAELLLPAEIGDYTDFYASIFHATNVGKLFRPDNPLLPNYKYVPIAYHGRASSILPSGVSIHRPQGQRKPPDATIPEFSPSRMLDYELEVGWFVGKGNELGQPISIDRAKEYIFGLCLVNDWSARDLQAWEYQPLGPFLAKNFATTISPWVVTLEALEPFRCKAFQRSSDDPQPLPYLFSETDQRSGGFEITLEVWLLTAKMKAENIAPARLSQGSFSQMYWTIAQMLTHHASNGCNLRSGDLLASGTISNANSGTQGCLLELTQRGAQPIELPSGETRAFLADGDEIILRGFCEKSGYPRIGFGECRSAIVSLQK; from the coding sequence ATGACTTCCTCAATGAATCACACCCCTGATCCATCGCTTAAAAGCTGGGTGGAATCTGCGAATTTATCCGACAGCGACTTCCCGATTCAAAACCTGCCGTTTGGCGTGTTCCGATCATTTCACAGCAGCGAACCTGCCCACATCGGAATTGCGATCGGCGATCGAATCCTAGATCTCAACCGCTGTAGCAATCTGGGGCTGTTCAACAACCTGCCCGATGCCCTTCAAGCTGCCTGCACGGAAAGCAAACTTAATTCCCTAATGTCCCTCGGTTCGGAGGCAGTTTCCCAGCTGCGATCGTCTGTCAGCCAGTTGTTAAATGTCAATTCCAATCAAAGACCCGAAGCCGAAATCCTCGTTGCCATGCGCGAAGCAGAACTGCTGTTGCCCGCAGAAATTGGTGACTATACCGACTTCTACGCCTCCATCTTCCATGCCACCAACGTCGGTAAGCTATTCCGTCCCGACAATCCCCTGCTGCCCAATTACAAGTATGTGCCGATCGCCTATCACGGTCGCGCTTCTTCGATTTTGCCCAGCGGCGTTTCCATCCATCGTCCCCAGGGTCAGCGAAAACCGCCCGATGCCACTATCCCCGAATTCTCCCCGTCGCGAATGCTGGACTACGAGTTAGAAGTGGGCTGGTTTGTCGGTAAAGGCAATGAGCTGGGGCAACCGATTTCGATCGATCGAGCAAAAGAATATATCTTTGGACTCTGTTTGGTCAACGACTGGTCAGCCCGTGACCTGCAAGCCTGGGAATATCAGCCCCTCGGCCCCTTCCTGGCAAAAAACTTTGCCACCACCATTTCCCCCTGGGTCGTCACGCTGGAGGCATTGGAACCCTTCCGCTGTAAAGCGTTTCAGCGATCGTCCGATGACCCGCAGCCCCTCCCCTACCTATTTTCAGAAACAGACCAGCGATCGGGCGGATTTGAAATTACCCTCGAAGTCTGGCTTTTAACCGCAAAAATGAAAGCTGAAAACATAGCTCCCGCTCGGCTCAGTCAGGGTTCCTTCAGCCAAATGTATTGGACGATCGCCCAGATGCTCACCCACCACGCCAGTAACGGCTGCAATCTGCGATCGGGAGATTTACTCGCTAGCGGCACGATTTCCAACGCCAACTCCGGTACTCAGGGCTGCCTCCTCGAACTGACCCAAAGAGGCGCACAGCCGATCGAGCTTCCCAGCGGCGAAACCCGCGCATTCCTGGCAGACGGCGACGAAATTATCCTGCGCGGATTCTGCGAAAAGTCAGGCTATCCCCGAATTGGCTTTGGCGAATGTCGATCGGCGATCGTTTCCCTGCAAAAATAA
- a CDS encoding precorrin-8X methylmutase, protein MSSFLPCPPAPSAPTLYSPLPYSLNHPILEQSFAVIDREIGSHAFTPAEYAIVRRVIHSSADFEFKELIRFSPDAIAGVVQALQQGVPIVVDVNMVKQGILSVVNRTFKNPIVVAVDRAETALPGKTRTETGLLSCWEEFPGAVYVIGNAPTALLALCDRVNHASAGTPVPPLVIGAPVGFISVVESKAVLAQTHVPQIRIEGRKGGSAIAAAILNALLILAWEAVNP, encoded by the coding sequence ATCTCCTCTTTTCTCCCCTGCCCCCCTGCTCCCTCTGCCCCCACTCTCTACTCCCCACTTCCCTACTCCCTCAACCACCCCATCCTCGAACAAAGCTTCGCCGTAATCGATCGCGAAATTGGCTCCCATGCTTTTACACCAGCGGAGTATGCGATCGTCCGTCGCGTCATTCACAGTTCGGCAGATTTTGAGTTCAAGGAGCTGATTCGCTTCAGTCCCGATGCCATTGCGGGGGTAGTGCAGGCGCTTCAGCAGGGTGTCCCAATCGTCGTAGATGTGAATATGGTGAAGCAGGGAATTCTCAGCGTCGTCAATCGCACCTTCAAAAATCCGATCGTGGTAGCAGTCGATCGGGCAGAAACGGCGCTACCGGGAAAAACGCGAACCGAAACGGGATTACTGTCCTGCTGGGAGGAGTTTCCGGGGGCAGTTTATGTAATCGGCAATGCCCCCACAGCACTGCTGGCATTATGCGATCGAGTCAATCATGCTTCTGCTGGTACGCCAGTTCCGCCGCTCGTGATCGGTGCTCCGGTTGGATTTATCTCTGTTGTGGAGTCCAAAGCCGTCCTCGCCCAAACCCACGTTCCGCAAATCCGCATCGAAGGACGAAAAGGGGGATCTGCGATCGCCGCTGCCATCCTCAACGCCCTCCTGATCCTCGCCTGGGAAGCCGTCAACCCTTAG
- a CDS encoding energy transducer TonB: MTNSLERKPNSALSQWRSQKGEQKRPPPPPKKKNLSPPTPPLPTLPIDIPVPDVSQQIEIPAESTAPLEQVETPEQVIPVRLTANLTATESDPSAVNETETIARPIQETETFTADPTSSPCLITPDVLPYRNRTVAVQVTTNEAGQATDASVRQSSGSPVYDELAVCLVRQWQFEPATDQGVPVVSDALVVAVRIE, translated from the coding sequence ATGACGAACTCACTCGAGCGCAAGCCCAACTCCGCCCTCAGCCAATGGCGATCCCAAAAAGGGGAACAGAAACGCCCCCCCCCCCCACCAAAAAAAAAAAACCTTTCCCCGCCGACCCCCCCGCTCCCCACCCTCCCGATCGATATTCCAGTGCCAGATGTGAGCCAACAAATAGAAATTCCCGCCGAATCTACAGCCCCACTAGAGCAGGTTGAAACCCCTGAACAGGTGATTCCCGTGAGGCTAACGGCAAACCTGACCGCCACCGAATCAGACCCATCTGCCGTAAATGAGACAGAAACGATCGCCCGCCCCATCCAGGAAACAGAAACCTTTACCGCCGATCCCACCAGTTCCCCCTGCCTGATCACGCCCGATGTCCTTCCCTACCGCAATCGAACCGTCGCTGTCCAGGTCACAACCAACGAAGCCGGACAAGCAACCGATGCTAGCGTCCGTCAATCTAGCGGCAGTCCGGTCTACGACGAACTCGCAGTCTGCCTGGTACGACAATGGCAATTTGAACCCGCCACAGACCAGGGCGTTCCAGTGGTGAGTGATGCGCTGGTGGTTGCGGTGAGGATTGAGTAA
- a CDS encoding DUF2267 domain-containing protein, translating to MPIYIRDDLVYVLLRKIDESDRGPGPDPVKITKTDLTGMEVTPADLLGHLDFLNQEQYINAEFSGNAYGNQEDVPDAANPKEFDFRIANTFGSSDGPLPHLIEFEKAELTEKGRKMLEDMEAKPPKALQKGPSVPILDKDRPFLEKVMVKGSLPDLYDARDLTEVVFRVMRDLLTKEASDRVESELHEEVLPTDNKALQMEISDLWHDTNPLVAFVSRFRPPLHDNAGFLLKIDDDRFLFRVANEGGLPPTTDRETVVKAVFSATKDELSPERIQEVAEALPGVVRKLWEEA from the coding sequence ATGCCGATTTATATTCGCGATGATTTGGTCTACGTACTGCTCAGAAAGATTGATGAAAGCGATCGCGGTCCTGGTCCCGATCCGGTAAAGATTACCAAAACCGATTTGACGGGAATGGAAGTGACTCCAGCCGACCTGCTCGGACACCTGGACTTCCTGAATCAGGAGCAGTACATCAACGCTGAATTTAGCGGCAATGCCTACGGCAACCAGGAAGATGTTCCCGATGCAGCAAATCCCAAGGAATTTGACTTCCGGATTGCCAATACCTTCGGTTCCTCGGATGGTCCCCTGCCCCACTTGATCGAATTCGAGAAAGCAGAGCTGACCGAAAAGGGACGCAAAATGCTGGAGGACATGGAGGCAAAACCTCCAAAGGCACTCCAGAAGGGTCCGAGCGTTCCCATCCTCGATAAGGACAGACCGTTCCTGGAAAAGGTGATGGTGAAAGGCAGTCTCCCCGACCTGTACGACGCCCGCGATTTAACAGAAGTGGTGTTCCGCGTCATGCGTGACCTGCTCACCAAAGAAGCCTCCGATCGCGTTGAGTCTGAACTGCACGAGGAAGTCCTGCCGACGGACAACAAGGCACTGCAAATGGAAATCAGTGACCTGTGGCACGATACCAACCCGCTCGTTGCCTTTGTCAGCCGTTTTCGTCCACCCCTGCACGACAACGCCGGATTTCTGCTGAAGATTGACGACGATCGCTTCCTGTTCCGGGTAGCAAACGAGGGAGGCTTACCGCCCACGACCGATCGCGAAACGGTGGTTAAAGCGGTTTTCTCTGCCACCAAGGATGAACTGTCCCCAGAGCGAATTCAGGAAGTCGCAGAGGCACTTCCCGGTGTCGTTCGCAAACTGTGGGAAGAAGCCTAG
- the hppD gene encoding 4-hydroxyphenylpyruvate dioxygenase, whose translation MGSLSIQRFDHLEFYVGNAKQAARFYSSGFGFVNTAYRGLETGSRDVASYVMEQGDIRFILSSGLTADHPVAKGVIQHGDHAAVIGLEVLDVAGAYEMTLAQGAIGAIEPTEIEDSYGVFRYAAIHAYGDVLIKFVDRSDYAGGFAPGFVPRESAQSKRSGAGLKAIDHIVGNVELGQLERWVQFFAKTMGFEMLVHFDDQAISTEYSALTSSVMQDSSGTIKFPINEPANGKRKSQIEEFLEFNQGAGIQHIALATDDIIETVSYLQQSGVEFLQVPTTYYDNLEQRVGQIDEPIEELAKLGILVDRDRDGYLLQIFTQTLQDRPTMFFEIIQRRKARGFGEGNFKSLFEAIEREQALRGNL comes from the coding sequence ATGGGTAGCCTTTCCATTCAGCGATTTGATCATCTGGAGTTTTACGTGGGCAATGCAAAGCAGGCGGCTCGCTTTTATTCCAGCGGATTTGGCTTCGTTAACACCGCCTATCGGGGGCTGGAAACGGGCAGTCGAGATGTGGCTTCCTATGTCATGGAACAGGGCGATATCCGGTTTATTCTCAGCAGCGGCTTAACCGCAGATCATCCAGTTGCTAAGGGGGTAATTCAGCACGGCGATCATGCGGCAGTGATTGGGCTGGAAGTCCTGGATGTGGCAGGTGCTTACGAAATGACCCTTGCACAGGGGGCGATCGGCGCAATTGAACCCACCGAAATCGAGGATAGCTACGGGGTGTTTCGCTATGCTGCCATTCATGCCTATGGCGATGTGCTGATTAAGTTTGTCGATCGCAGTGACTATGCAGGCGGATTTGCTCCTGGTTTTGTGCCGCGTGAGTCAGCGCAGTCTAAGCGATCGGGGGCAGGCTTAAAGGCGATCGATCACATTGTGGGGAACGTGGAACTGGGGCAGCTTGAACGGTGGGTGCAGTTCTTCGCGAAAACGATGGGGTTTGAGATGCTGGTTCACTTTGACGATCAGGCAATCTCAACGGAATATTCGGCGTTAACGTCGAGCGTGATGCAGGACAGTTCGGGCACGATCAAATTTCCGATCAATGAGCCTGCCAACGGCAAACGGAAGTCGCAGATCGAGGAATTTCTGGAGTTCAATCAGGGGGCAGGAATTCAGCACATTGCCCTTGCCACGGACGACATCATCGAAACGGTGAGCTATCTGCAACAGTCGGGTGTGGAATTCCTCCAGGTTCCCACCACCTACTACGACAATCTGGAACAGCGGGTCGGACAAATTGATGAGCCGATCGAGGAACTGGCAAAACTGGGAATTCTGGTCGATCGCGATCGAGACGGCTATCTGCTGCAAATCTTTACCCAAACGCTGCAAGACCGTCCGACGATGTTTTTTGAGATTATTCAGCGGCGCAAGGCACGGGGATTTGGTGAGGGCAACTTTAAGTCGCTGTTTGAAGCGATCGAGCGGGAGCAGGCATTACGGGGGAATTTGTAG
- a CDS encoding acetyl-CoA C-acyltransferase: MPTPHIITATRTPLGRFGGSLASLSPIDLGAQVIQSVLKQAGIPAEAIDCYIFGNVLRAGHGQHIPRQAALKAGIPAQVNGYAIDMVCSSGMMSLLNAAMMIQMGQADLVLAGGIESMSQAGFFLSHRARWGYKTLLGAPEPLSDILLVDGLTDATQGEGMGEQAERLTALYGFSREALDEVAFQSHQRATIAREKGSFQREISPVTVQVKQKTQTIDQDEGIRSDTTREALAKLRPAFHAEGVLTAGNSSQLTDGAAMLLLASETAIDRYGLKPIAKVIGGTMTGGESWRFPEVPVWAVKKLLEQIGMTVTDIDLFENNEAFAVSNLLFHHLLNIAPEQLNVNGGAIALGHPIGASGARIVVTLLNALQERDRQFGIASICHGTGGGTAIGVEQSHDRFQSIAIDRYGLKTIVALLHPGTTDTRLSQPFQRNVPPEKLFSVDRTVSQLLAVINSLQIENSGQFFSWDGSELPW; the protein is encoded by the coding sequence ATGCCCACCCCCCACATCATCACCGCAACCCGTACGCCCCTCGGACGCTTTGGCGGTAGTCTTGCCAGTCTTTCCCCGATCGATTTAGGGGCACAGGTGATTCAATCTGTCCTGAAGCAGGCAGGGATTCCGGCAGAAGCAATTGATTGCTATATCTTCGGCAATGTTCTGCGGGCAGGGCACGGGCAGCATATTCCCCGGCAGGCGGCACTGAAGGCAGGGATTCCGGCGCAGGTAAATGGCTATGCGATCGATATGGTGTGTTCTTCGGGGATGATGAGTCTGCTGAATGCGGCGATGATGATTCAGATGGGGCAGGCGGATCTGGTTCTGGCAGGCGGAATTGAATCGATGTCGCAGGCGGGCTTTTTTCTGTCCCATCGTGCCCGTTGGGGGTATAAAACTTTGCTGGGTGCGCCGGAGCCGCTGTCGGACATTTTGCTGGTTGACGGCTTAACGGATGCGACGCAAGGGGAGGGCATGGGCGAACAGGCAGAACGACTAACGGCACTCTATGGATTTAGCCGTGAAGCACTGGATGAAGTAGCGTTTCAGTCCCACCAACGAGCGACGATCGCCAGAGAAAAGGGCAGTTTTCAGCGGGAGATTTCTCCGGTGACGGTGCAGGTGAAGCAGAAAACGCAGACGATCGATCAGGATGAGGGAATTCGATCGGATACGACACGGGAGGCTTTAGCGAAACTGCGTCCTGCCTTTCATGCGGAGGGTGTTTTGACTGCGGGAAATAGTAGTCAGTTAACGGATGGAGCGGCGATGCTGCTGCTGGCGAGTGAAACTGCGATCGATCGCTATGGACTGAAACCGATCGCAAAAGTAATCGGCGGCACGATGACTGGAGGCGAATCCTGGCGGTTTCCAGAGGTGCCAGTTTGGGCGGTGAAGAAGCTGCTGGAACAAATCGGAATGACGGTTACGGATATTGATTTATTTGAAAATAATGAGGCTTTTGCGGTCAGCAATTTACTGTTTCATCATCTGCTAAACATCGCTCCTGAACAACTCAATGTGAACGGTGGCGCGATCGCTCTGGGACATCCGATCGGCGCATCGGGCGCAAGAATTGTAGTAACGCTGCTGAATGCTTTGCAGGAACGCGATCGGCAATTTGGAATTGCTTCTATTTGTCACGGGACGGGTGGGGGGACGGCGATTGGGGTGGAGCAGAGCCACGATCGTTTTCAGTCCATAGCGATCGATCGCTATGGACTGAAAACGATCGTGGCTCTGCTCCACCCCGGCACCACCGACACCCGCCTTTCTCAACCCTTCCAGCGCAATGTTCCTCCCGAAAAGCTGTTCAGCGTCGATCGCACAGTCAGCCAGCTTCTAGCCGTGATTAATTCCTTGCAAATCGAGAACAGCGGACAGTTTTTCTCCTGGGATGGAAGTGAATTGCCCTGGTAA
- a CDS encoding ABA4-like family protein: MNLDFLFNAANLFVLPFWFLMILLPNWGITRKVMGSVLPFVVLAGLYIYLFANSLDPDSAQSFANPQLSDLARLFADERVTATGWIHFLVMDLFVGRWIYWEGQRTGVWTTHSLLFCLFAGPIGLLSHLATQAFRQTFLTRSTSTVAASTVEESRSTASGAIPDSPGEPS; encoded by the coding sequence ATGAATCTAGACTTTTTGTTCAATGCGGCAAATCTGTTTGTTTTGCCCTTCTGGTTTTTGATGATCCTGCTGCCCAACTGGGGCATTACCCGCAAAGTCATGGGGTCAGTGCTGCCGTTCGTCGTGCTGGCGGGACTCTACATCTACCTCTTTGCCAACAGCCTCGATCCGGATTCCGCCCAATCCTTTGCCAATCCTCAGCTTTCCGACCTGGCTCGCCTCTTTGCCGATGAGCGGGTGACGGCAACCGGATGGATTCACTTCCTGGTGATGGATCTGTTTGTCGGGCGCTGGATTTACTGGGAGGGTCAACGAACCGGAGTCTGGACGACCCATTCTCTGCTATTCTGCTTGTTTGCGGGTCCGATCGGCTTACTGTCCCATCTCGCGACTCAGGCGTTTCGCCAAACATTTTTGACCCGCAGTACGTCTACGGTAGCTGCATCCACGGTAGAGGAAAGTCGTTCAACCGCATCTGGAGCCATACCCGATTCTCCGGGAGAACCGTCCTAA
- a CDS encoding DUF6658 family protein encodes MKQVVSWLKQLQIARFVLVLVAGCALMLTACNNGNIQGARPDVPPVQMGGQNNPYKAGGDGYTNYKMSTDPKVSGEHGNRNTKPMMHSSLVGNGELIASSDVKSNAAQDILYPGDSAEKSKNPDVGPVGQGYREKMIRNAETAKPERQPVIQRSNPNEKILEKIGDQFEQSSEFIKDAIEGQAEGSK; translated from the coding sequence GTGAAACAAGTTGTTTCCTGGCTTAAACAGCTACAAATCGCACGCTTCGTTCTTGTTCTGGTTGCTGGATGCGCCCTGATGCTGACTGCCTGCAACAATGGCAATATTCAGGGAGCTAGACCGGATGTTCCTCCGGTGCAAATGGGAGGACAAAATAATCCTTACAAAGCGGGCGGTGATGGATATACGAATTACAAGATGTCTACTGACCCAAAGGTGAGCGGTGAGCATGGAAATCGGAATACGAAGCCGATGATGCACTCCTCACTCGTGGGTAACGGTGAATTGATTGCCAGCAGTGATGTCAAGAGCAACGCCGCGCAGGATATTTTGTATCCGGGCGATAGTGCTGAGAAAAGCAAAAATCCTGATGTAGGTCCGGTTGGACAGGGCTACCGTGAAAAGATGATCCGAAATGCGGAAACGGCAAAGCCTGAGCGACAGCCTGTAATTCAGCGATCGAATCCTAACGAAAAAATTCTAGAAAAGATTGGCGATCAATTTGAGCAATCGTCTGAATTTATCAAAGATGCGATCGAAGGTCAGGCAGAAGGCTCTAAGTAG